In one window of Holophagales bacterium DNA:
- a CDS encoding AAA family ATPase produces the protein MAPADPFSGLAGARLLLVSGKGGVGKTAVAAALAARSGAAGRRVLLMSTDGRGDAAALFGRSDKGYAEAPLAPGLHGLTAEFDALLGDFVRTIAPAGFVANRVLSSATFRYFTRATPGLADLLLLGKVRELFREKKVRYDLIVIDAPATGHAISLFSMPRTILSTVPAGPMRHLAVDLDALLSDRQRTVLVAVAEPAEFAAREAEELIVAAREKAGLETALLVVNRVGRSGRAETLPRGELPVVRVPELDAPSVRDDSPFSSDVAFFAAFRSALEGSPPVRRRGPAAAPPGPGDLDLDEALRDERLVVLAGPGGVGKTTLAAAVGIASARSGKRTLVLTVDPARRLAQALGLSGTLDRPVPVPVPGGAALRVMQIDPRATFERLLVRVAPPATLKRIHDNRLYEGLVDALPGVVEYMGVEALAEHANDPGLDRIVLDTAPAARGVDFLKAPQRMVDLLENDALRWFLSGDSILSRALSGASRGAAFVLHLADRHLGFSFLADLADFFRAFDGLYAGFRERNVLIRGLLADARYLIVSSADRSALRTASELAELLPAGPGRAGLLLNRVSPRFGLPPLPLPLRALPRRNFLEEPGSVESLPFRLADQLSTTVIAGPS, from the coding sequence ATGGCCCCGGCCGACCCTTTTTCCGGTCTCGCCGGCGCGCGCCTCCTCCTCGTCTCGGGGAAGGGGGGCGTCGGAAAGACGGCCGTCGCGGCCGCCCTCGCGGCCCGCTCCGGCGCCGCGGGGCGACGTGTACTGCTCATGTCGACCGACGGCAGGGGCGACGCCGCGGCCCTCTTTGGCCGGTCCGACAAGGGGTACGCCGAGGCGCCCCTCGCCCCGGGCCTCCACGGACTGACCGCCGAGTTCGACGCGCTCCTCGGGGATTTCGTCCGGACGATCGCCCCGGCCGGATTCGTCGCCAACCGCGTCCTCTCCTCGGCGACCTTCCGGTACTTCACCCGCGCCACGCCGGGCCTCGCGGACCTCCTTCTCCTCGGCAAGGTCCGGGAGCTCTTCCGCGAGAAGAAGGTGCGCTACGACCTCATCGTCATCGACGCGCCCGCCACGGGCCACGCCATATCCCTCTTCTCGATGCCCCGGACGATCCTCTCCACGGTTCCTGCAGGACCGATGCGGCACCTCGCCGTCGATCTCGACGCCCTCCTGTCGGATCGTCAGCGGACCGTCCTCGTCGCCGTCGCCGAGCCCGCCGAGTTCGCCGCCCGCGAGGCGGAGGAGCTGATCGTCGCGGCGCGGGAGAAGGCCGGTCTCGAAACAGCTCTTCTCGTCGTCAACCGCGTCGGCCGGAGCGGGCGGGCCGAGACGCTCCCGCGGGGAGAGCTCCCGGTCGTCCGTGTCCCCGAGCTGGACGCCCCGAGCGTCCGGGACGACAGCCCGTTCTCATCCGACGTCGCGTTCTTCGCAGCATTCCGTTCCGCGCTGGAGGGCTCCCCGCCCGTTCGGCGCCGAGGACCAGCCGCTGCCCCTCCAGGTCCGGGCGACCTCGACCTCGACGAGGCGCTCCGGGACGAACGGCTCGTCGTCCTCGCAGGTCCCGGGGGCGTCGGCAAGACGACGCTCGCCGCCGCCGTCGGCATCGCCTCGGCCCGGTCCGGGAAGAGGACGCTCGTCCTGACCGTCGACCCCGCGCGCCGCCTCGCGCAGGCGCTCGGCCTCTCGGGAACCCTCGACCGACCCGTGCCGGTGCCGGTCCCCGGCGGGGCCGCGCTCCGGGTGATGCAGATCGACCCCCGCGCGACCTTCGAGAGGCTCCTCGTCCGCGTGGCGCCCCCTGCCACGCTCAAACGGATCCACGACAACCGTCTCTACGAGGGCCTCGTCGACGCACTGCCCGGTGTCGTCGAGTACATGGGGGTCGAAGCCCTCGCCGAGCACGCGAACGACCCCGGCCTGGACCGGATCGTCCTCGATACCGCCCCGGCCGCGCGCGGCGTCGACTTCCTGAAAGCGCCGCAGCGGATGGTCGACCTCCTCGAGAACGACGCTCTCCGCTGGTTCCTGAGCGGCGACTCGATCCTCTCCAGGGCCCTCTCGGGGGCGTCCCGCGGCGCGGCGTTCGTCCTCCATCTCGCGGACCGGCACCTCGGCTTCAGCTTCCTTGCCGACCTCGCCGACTTCTTCCGGGCGTTCGACGGGCTCTACGCCGGCTTTCGCGAGCGGAACGTCCTGATTCGCGGGCTCCTGGCGGACGCCCGGTACCTCATCGTCTCCTCGGCCGATCGGTCGGCGCTGCGGACCGCCTCGGAGCTGGCAGAGCTTCTCCCGGCAGGGCCCGGCAGGGCCGGGCTACTCCTCAACCGCGTCTCGCCGCGGTTCGGCCTCCCGCCGCTTCCCCTTCCCCTCCGCGCGCTCCCGAGACGGAACTTCCTCGAAGAGCCGGGATCGGTGGAGTCGCTCCCCTTCCGCCTCGCCGACCAGCTCTCGACGACGGTGATCGCCGGCCCGTCCTGA
- a CDS encoding phasin family protein encodes MAETMIRQLMSRGEELATEVTNTLLANEAFVEMLKKGIAVKEIVDKQVAEALKRMNVATRKDLARMEARIAALEAELEAARAPAPRKPRRRKAG; translated from the coding sequence ATGGCCGAAACGATGATCCGACAGCTCATGAGTCGTGGAGAGGAGCTCGCGACGGAGGTCACCAACACCCTCCTCGCGAACGAGGCCTTCGTCGAAATGCTCAAGAAGGGGATCGCCGTCAAGGAGATCGTCGACAAGCAGGTCGCCGAAGCGCTGAAGCGGATGAACGTCGCCACGCGCAAGGACCTCGCCCGGATGGAGGCGCGCATCGCGGCCCTGGAGGCCGAGCTCGAGGCCGCCAGGGCGCCGGCGCCACGCAAACCGCGGCGCAGGAAGGCCGGCTGA
- a CDS encoding NAD-dependent epimerase/dehydratase family protein encodes MTEPEKKASPRAKGRAGGKVVGFKPAAGARPKVVVTGGSGYLGARFVRALAARGTWDIVVLDLAPAANTPVDVRHRFLDLNLPHSDGTVYKILKEERPDVLVHLAGVRSPLRDAVYAHELNSIGTLNVFGAAGEANVKRLIHCSTTMVYGARGDNPAFLSEEHLMRADVADHFVRDSVEAERHCRDFARRHPEARVAVLRFAPLLAAERRDYRIRYLEGPVALTMLGYDPLLQWLHRDDATEGLLRTLDAPEAHGVFNIAPDGVLPLSSTLLLFGTPSVPLPHGLAYVAAEAAWITGLGTAPGAHAHYIRYPCVAANDKARKILGFAPRNTTLETALEAARARRSAGRAIDFDTLDEVARMAAYRLEQRMGRPSEPKVPGPDGGEAVGRPAAVRMAS; translated from the coding sequence GTGACCGAGCCGGAGAAGAAAGCCTCACCCCGCGCGAAGGGCCGGGCGGGAGGAAAGGTGGTCGGGTTCAAGCCCGCGGCGGGAGCCCGGCCCAAGGTCGTCGTCACGGGGGGGAGCGGCTACCTCGGTGCCCGCTTCGTGCGCGCCCTGGCCGCGCGCGGCACGTGGGACATCGTCGTCCTCGACCTGGCGCCCGCAGCGAACACCCCCGTCGACGTTCGGCATCGCTTCCTCGACCTGAACCTGCCCCACTCGGACGGGACCGTCTACAAGATCCTGAAAGAGGAGCGGCCCGACGTCCTCGTCCACCTCGCCGGCGTGAGGAGTCCCCTGAGGGACGCCGTCTATGCCCACGAGCTGAACTCCATCGGAACGCTGAACGTGTTCGGTGCGGCGGGCGAGGCGAACGTGAAACGCCTCATCCACTGCTCGACGACGATGGTCTACGGGGCGAGAGGGGACAATCCCGCCTTCCTGTCGGAGGAGCACCTCATGCGCGCCGACGTCGCGGACCACTTCGTTCGCGACTCGGTCGAGGCCGAGAGGCACTGCCGCGATTTCGCCCGGCGGCACCCCGAGGCTCGCGTCGCCGTCCTGCGCTTCGCGCCGCTGCTCGCCGCGGAGCGGCGCGACTACCGGATCCGCTACCTCGAAGGGCCGGTGGCGCTCACGATGCTCGGCTACGACCCTCTCCTGCAGTGGCTGCACCGCGACGACGCAACCGAGGGGCTCCTCAGGACGCTCGACGCGCCTGAGGCCCACGGCGTCTTCAACATCGCTCCGGACGGCGTCCTTCCGCTCTCCTCGACGCTTCTCCTCTTCGGGACGCCATCGGTTCCCCTGCCGCACGGCCTGGCGTACGTCGCGGCGGAGGCGGCCTGGATCACCGGGCTCGGCACCGCACCAGGGGCCCACGCGCACTACATCCGCTACCCGTGCGTCGCGGCCAACGACAAGGCGCGCAAGATCCTCGGTTTCGCCCCGAGGAACACGACTCTCGAAACGGCCCTGGAAGCGGCCCGGGCGCGCCGGAGCGCCGGCCGGGCGATCGACTTCGACACGCTCGACGAGGTCGCGCGGATGGCGGCCTACCGGCTCGAGCAGCGGATGGGGCGGCCCTCGGAGCCGAAAGTCCCCGGGCCCGACGGGGGAGAGGCGGTCGGTCGCCCGGCTGCGGTGAGGATGGCGTCGTGA
- a CDS encoding acyltransferase family protein has translation MSQPRKAAAQPFAPSLVPASPDDRLLNDLLGEAGKLLADHPELASPRAWVDLWNLFLHRNQSLELDDFGYDEAAARVWHPLFDFLYRVWWRVTLSGVENVPNEGRALLVINHSGVLPWDGAMVKHGIAHEHPSRRRARLLALDMFTTLPFLQPWLRQLGEVRACPENGERLLLRDELVAVFPEGVKGVGKYFRDRYRVARFGRGGFVRLALRTRSPIIPISVVGAEEIHPILFRPDFIGRAFGFPYFPITPTFPLLGPGGLIPAPTKWWIDIGKPIDVGLDPDHAERPMIVNEVTDVVRSTIQQMIDSRLARRGNLFTGE, from the coding sequence GTGAGCCAGCCGAGAAAGGCCGCCGCCCAGCCGTTCGCGCCGAGCCTCGTCCCGGCGTCGCCGGACGACAGGCTCCTCAACGACCTCCTCGGGGAAGCAGGGAAGCTCCTCGCCGATCACCCCGAGCTCGCCTCACCGCGAGCGTGGGTCGACCTCTGGAACCTCTTCCTCCACCGCAACCAGTCGCTCGAGCTCGACGACTTCGGCTACGACGAGGCGGCGGCGAGGGTCTGGCACCCGCTCTTCGATTTCCTGTACCGCGTCTGGTGGCGCGTGACGCTCTCGGGAGTGGAGAACGTCCCGAACGAGGGCCGGGCCCTCCTGGTGATCAACCACTCGGGCGTCCTGCCCTGGGACGGCGCGATGGTCAAGCATGGCATCGCGCACGAGCACCCGTCGCGGCGGCGGGCGCGCCTGCTCGCCCTCGACATGTTCACGACGCTGCCGTTCCTCCAGCCCTGGCTGCGGCAGCTGGGCGAGGTCCGGGCCTGCCCCGAGAACGGGGAGAGGCTCCTCCTCAGGGACGAGCTCGTCGCCGTCTTCCCCGAGGGTGTGAAGGGCGTCGGAAAGTACTTCCGAGATCGTTACCGCGTCGCGCGTTTCGGGCGGGGCGGCTTCGTGCGGCTCGCGCTCCGGACCCGCTCTCCCATCATCCCGATCTCCGTGGTGGGGGCGGAAGAGATCCACCCGATCCTGTTCCGCCCCGACTTCATCGGTCGGGCCTTCGGCTTTCCCTACTTCCCGATCACCCCCACGTTCCCCCTCCTGGGCCCGGGGGGACTCATCCCGGCGCCGACGAAGTGGTGGATCGACATCGGCAAGCCGATCGACGTGGGGCTCGATCCGGACCACGCCGAGCGTCCGATGATCGTCAACGAGGTGACCGACGTCGTCCGCTCGACGATCCAGCAGATGATCGACTCGCGTCTGGCCCGAAGGGGAAACCTCTTCACCGGCGAGTAG
- a CDS encoding patatin-like phospholipase family protein: MTTPRLKLVPPQGGAAARARPFRRGLVCAGGGVTGAIYEIGVLAALEERLDGFSLTECDVFVGVSAGAYVGTLVASGVSPSVLFQNATHPRSSDLDQLSLFRPNLGEIASRLVSAPVTLARSLRDFYRNRQDATVTDLVASFAGLLPSGFFLLDGLEAWLAAWLSEEGRSNDFRALEGKLRVVTVALDSGETRVFGEPGNDTVPISRAVAASCALPGFFRPVRIDGVDYIDGGVRKTAHISLALKERCGIVLCVNPIVPARFDLSSGLLPLGRDQGALASRGLLSILDQVFRLSLHSRLQYGLSRYRRENPETDIVLFEPKPEELPRLMRNIMRTSGRIRIAEFAYRSTLQKLDAEYGRLSRVFERHGMRLRPAMPVSRAPRRPEAAQPVTAGSSRVAATRR, translated from the coding sequence GTGACCACACCCAGGCTGAAGCTCGTTCCCCCGCAGGGAGGCGCCGCCGCGCGCGCACGGCCGTTCCGTCGAGGCCTCGTCTGCGCCGGGGGCGGCGTGACCGGGGCGATCTACGAGATCGGAGTCCTCGCGGCCCTCGAGGAGCGTCTCGACGGGTTCTCCCTCACGGAGTGCGACGTCTTCGTCGGCGTCTCGGCCGGGGCCTACGTCGGGACCCTCGTGGCCAGCGGGGTCTCTCCGTCCGTCCTGTTCCAGAACGCGACCCACCCGCGCTCCTCCGACCTCGACCAGCTCTCCCTCTTCCGCCCGAACCTCGGAGAGATCGCCTCGCGCCTCGTCTCGGCCCCGGTGACGCTCGCGCGTTCCCTCCGCGACTTCTACAGGAACCGCCAGGACGCGACCGTCACCGACCTCGTCGCCTCGTTCGCAGGCCTCCTGCCTTCGGGCTTCTTCCTCCTCGACGGCCTCGAGGCGTGGCTCGCGGCGTGGCTCTCCGAGGAGGGCCGTTCGAACGACTTCCGGGCCCTCGAAGGGAAGCTCCGCGTCGTGACGGTCGCGCTCGACTCGGGAGAGACACGTGTCTTCGGCGAGCCCGGAAACGACACCGTTCCCATCTCGCGCGCCGTCGCCGCCTCCTGCGCCCTGCCGGGCTTCTTCCGGCCCGTGCGGATCGACGGCGTCGACTACATCGACGGCGGCGTGCGGAAGACGGCCCACATCTCCCTGGCCCTCAAGGAGCGCTGCGGCATCGTTCTCTGCGTCAACCCGATCGTCCCGGCCCGCTTCGACCTGTCGAGCGGGCTCCTCCCTCTCGGCCGCGACCAGGGTGCCCTCGCGAGCCGCGGCCTCCTCTCGATCCTCGACCAGGTTTTTCGCCTCTCCCTGCACTCGAGGCTCCAGTACGGTCTCTCGCGCTACCGTCGCGAGAACCCCGAGACCGACATCGTCCTGTTCGAGCCGAAGCCCGAGGAGCTCCCCCGCCTGATGCGGAACATCATGCGAACGTCGGGCCGGATCCGGATCGCCGAGTTCGCCTACCGTTCCACACTCCAGAAGCTCGACGCCGAGTACGGTCGCCTCTCCAGGGTCTTCGAGCGTCACGGCATGCGGCTTCGCCCCGCGATGCCCGTCTCCAGGGCGCCGCGCCGCCCGGAGGCGGCGCAGCCGGTCACGGCCGGGAGCTCGAGAGTGGCGGCTACTCGCCGGTGA
- a CDS encoding phasin family protein, producing the protein MIKKAARRAAPARKTLPFDVPPQIDRALKTAANRVDAVRDETRTVAAKVEKSVRAAATNVRKTGETIAKDPKRFVEGVVRDAKSNLDTVKADVSREAGRIADEVSRRVSAVVEPALESALHRLNVTTQKDLKSLVSKVDALSRKMDQLHAPARRPRKRKTA; encoded by the coding sequence ATGATCAAGAAGGCCGCCCGCCGCGCCGCCCCCGCCCGAAAGACCCTGCCGTTCGACGTTCCGCCGCAGATCGACCGCGCCCTGAAGACCGCCGCGAACAGGGTCGACGCCGTCCGTGACGAGACGCGTACCGTTGCCGCGAAGGTGGAGAAGTCCGTCCGCGCGGCCGCCACGAACGTCCGGAAGACGGGCGAGACGATCGCGAAGGACCCGAAGCGCTTCGTCGAGGGTGTCGTGCGCGACGCGAAGTCGAACCTCGACACGGTCAAGGCCGACGTCTCCCGCGAGGCGGGGCGGATCGCCGACGAGGTCTCCCGCCGCGTCTCCGCCGTCGTCGAGCCGGCGCTGGAAAGCGCCCTCCATCGCCTGAACGTCACGACGCAGAAGGACCTGAAGTCCCTCGTCTCGAAGGTCGATGCCCTCAGCCGGAAGATGGACCAGCTCCACGCGCCCGCGCGCCGCCCCCGGAAGCGCAAGACGGCCTGA
- the hutU gene encoding urocanate hydratase has protein sequence MRTVSAPARYSPPALPRGTTLRCRSWLTEAPYRMLLNNLDPDVAERREDLVVYGGSGKAARNPACLEAILRELERLGDDETLLVQSGKPVAVFRTHADAPRVLIANSNLVPKWGTWDEFRRLEALGLTMYGQMTAGSWIYIGTQGILQGTYETFAEAGRRDLGSPDGSLAGRLAVTAGLGGMGGAQPLAVTMGGGTALVAEVDAHRIDRRLQTRYCDERIDDLDAAIDRALAARDAREAVSIGVLANAVDLLARLVERGVVPDLLTDQTSAHDELNGYVPHGMSYEAALELRAADPAAYSRRSVASMGEHVRLMLELQRRGAVTFDYGNNIRAQAVKAGIADAFQIEGFVPKYIRPLFCLGKGPFRWAALSGDPADIAATDRALVELFPENTALLRWLDMAAKRVAFQGLPARICWLGYGEREKAGLAFNELVRTGKVKAPIVIGRDHLDCGSVASPNRETEAMKDGSDAIADWPLLNALVNTAAGATWVSIHHGGGVGIGYSIHAGMVVVADGTDAAARRLERVLVSDPGMGVVRHVDAGYEDALACAETHGVAIPMRR, from the coding sequence ATGCGCACCGTGTCCGCTCCCGCCCGCTACTCCCCGCCGGCCCTCCCGCGCGGGACGACGCTCCGCTGCCGCTCCTGGCTGACGGAAGCGCCCTACCGGATGCTCCTGAACAACCTGGACCCCGACGTCGCCGAGCGCCGCGAGGACCTCGTCGTCTACGGCGGTTCTGGCAAAGCCGCGCGCAATCCGGCCTGTCTCGAGGCGATCCTGCGCGAGCTCGAGCGGCTCGGCGACGACGAGACGCTCCTCGTCCAGTCCGGCAAGCCCGTCGCCGTCTTCCGCACGCACGCGGACGCGCCGCGCGTCCTGATCGCCAACTCCAACCTCGTGCCGAAATGGGGGACGTGGGACGAGTTCCGGCGTCTCGAGGCTCTCGGCCTGACCATGTACGGGCAGATGACGGCCGGCTCGTGGATCTACATCGGGACGCAGGGAATCCTGCAGGGGACCTACGAGACGTTCGCCGAGGCCGGTCGGCGTGACCTCGGTTCGCCCGACGGGTCCCTCGCCGGGCGCCTCGCCGTGACCGCCGGCCTCGGGGGCATGGGCGGGGCCCAGCCCCTCGCGGTGACGATGGGCGGAGGTACCGCGCTCGTCGCCGAGGTCGATGCCCACCGGATCGACCGCCGGCTTCAGACCCGCTACTGCGACGAGAGGATCGACGACCTCGACGCCGCCATCGACCGGGCTCTGGCGGCGCGCGACGCCAGGGAGGCTGTCTCCATCGGAGTCCTCGCGAACGCGGTCGACCTCCTCGCGAGGCTGGTGGAGCGGGGAGTCGTCCCCGACCTGCTCACCGACCAGACGTCGGCGCACGACGAGCTGAACGGCTACGTTCCGCACGGGATGAGCTACGAGGCCGCGCTCGAGCTGAGGGCCGCCGATCCCGCCGCGTACAGCCGCCGGTCCGTTGCGTCGATGGGGGAGCACGTGAGGCTGATGCTCGAGCTCCAGAGACGAGGGGCTGTCACGTTCGACTACGGCAACAACATCCGGGCGCAGGCGGTGAAAGCCGGCATCGCCGATGCGTTCCAGATCGAGGGCTTCGTCCCGAAGTACATTCGACCGCTCTTCTGCCTGGGCAAGGGCCCGTTCCGGTGGGCCGCGCTCTCGGGCGATCCGGCCGACATCGCCGCGACCGACCGGGCTCTCGTCGAGCTCTTCCCGGAGAACACGGCGCTCCTGCGCTGGCTCGACATGGCCGCGAAAAGGGTCGCCTTCCAGGGGCTCCCGGCGCGGATCTGCTGGCTCGGCTACGGCGAGCGCGAGAAGGCCGGTCTCGCCTTCAACGAGCTCGTGAGGACCGGAAAGGTCAAGGCGCCGATCGTCATCGGGCGCGACCACCTCGACTGTGGCTCGGTCGCCTCTCCGAATCGCGAGACGGAGGCGATGAAGGACGGCAGCGACGCCATCGCCGACTGGCCGCTCCTGAACGCGCTCGTGAACACGGCGGCCGGGGCGACGTGGGTGTCGATCCACCACGGCGGGGGCGTCGGCATCGGCTACTCGATTCACGCCGGAATGGTGGTCGTCGCCGACGGGACCGACGCGGCGGCCCGCCGTCTCGAGAGGGTCCTCGTGAGCGATCCGGGGATGGGCGTGGTGCGCCACGTCGACGCCGGGTACGAAGACGCCCTCGCCTGCGCCGAGACCCACGGCGTGGCGATCCCGATGCGCCGTTGA
- the pssA gene encoding CDP-diacylglycerol--serine O-phosphatidyltransferase, whose product MTGTSQEVQRRGVRRGVYVIPALFTVGNIFCGYLSLDATVHGRFDLAAGLIFLAGFLDSLDGRVARMTGSTSAFGEQLDSLADVLSFGLAPAFLVYHWALAGYGRIGLFASFLFLVCGACRLARFNVQLNVVDKRWFVGLPIPAAAGALCGLIWVLPEPLPDPRIAVAFLGITLLLGFLMVSTFRYRSFKDVDLRSRRSARLVPLLGFLVAAVAAWRPDVCLAGIALIYALSAPVARVVTALIPHRTPPAAGVTS is encoded by the coding sequence ATGACTGGAACCTCCCAGGAGGTTCAGCGCCGCGGCGTTCGCCGCGGCGTTTACGTCATCCCGGCCCTCTTCACGGTCGGGAACATCTTCTGTGGGTACCTGTCCCTCGACGCGACGGTCCACGGCCGGTTCGACCTCGCCGCGGGGCTCATCTTCCTCGCCGGCTTCCTCGATTCACTCGACGGTCGGGTCGCGCGGATGACGGGCTCGACGTCGGCGTTCGGCGAGCAGCTCGACTCGCTCGCCGACGTTCTCTCGTTCGGGCTCGCCCCTGCATTCCTCGTCTACCACTGGGCCCTGGCGGGCTACGGCCGGATCGGCCTCTTCGCCTCGTTCCTCTTCCTCGTCTGCGGGGCGTGCCGGCTCGCGCGGTTCAACGTCCAGCTCAACGTGGTCGACAAGCGGTGGTTCGTGGGCCTGCCCATTCCGGCCGCAGCGGGCGCCCTCTGCGGTCTCATCTGGGTCCTGCCGGAGCCGCTCCCCGACCCGCGGATCGCGGTGGCGTTTCTCGGCATCACGCTGCTGCTCGGTTTCCTGATGGTCTCGACCTTCCGCTACCGCTCCTTCAAGGACGTGGACCTCCGCTCCCGGCGTTCAGCTCGCCTCGTACCGCTCCTCGGCTTCCTGGTCGCGGCCGTGGCGGCGTGGCGCCCGGACGTCTGCCTGGCCGGGATCGCTCTGATCTACGCCCTCTCGGCCCCGGTCGCGCGTGTCGTGACGGCGCTGATTCCCCACCGAACGCCTCCGGCGGCCGGGGTGACGTCGTGA
- a CDS encoding DUF465 domain-containing protein, with translation MTLPLRKRETRRGSFEIHFEEVFMPTLTEELKRELAQTHEEFKNLVRTHHDFEKRLAELASKTFLSSDEEGEEKRLKKQKLIVKDRMEEIAREHRARVGAPH, from the coding sequence TTGACTCTGCCCCTTCGAAAAAGGGAGACTCGCCGCGGCTCTTTCGAAATTCACTTCGAGGAGGTGTTCATGCCGACTTTGACCGAAGAGTTGAAGCGCGAGCTGGCCCAGACCCACGAGGAATTCAAGAACCTCGTCCGAACCCATCACGACTTCGAGAAACGGCTTGCCGAGCTGGCGTCCAAGACGTTCCTTTCCTCCGACGAGGAGGGCGAGGAAAAGCGCCTGAAGAAGCAGAAGCTGATCGTGAAGGACAGGATGGAAGAGATCGCTCGTGAGCACAGGGCCCGGGTTGGAGCGCCCCATTAG
- the rimI gene encoding ribosomal protein S18-alanine N-acetyltransferase, with the protein MNALAETLTLRDARLTDMDAVAELERISFPVPWKREFFASEVGQAHRFNRVVRAPGGILAGYVFCAFAGGEIHVNKIAVDPLYRRRGVARLLMKDVLDFSARIVAEEIYLEVRPSNVPARNFYMALGFRDVGRRPQYYADGEDALVMSLFLTVPSPSP; encoded by the coding sequence GTGAACGCGCTCGCAGAGACGCTCACGCTCCGGGATGCGCGCCTCACCGACATGGACGCCGTGGCGGAGCTGGAGCGGATCTCCTTCCCGGTGCCCTGGAAGCGGGAGTTCTTCGCCTCGGAGGTGGGGCAGGCCCACCGTTTCAACCGGGTCGTCCGCGCCCCCGGCGGGATCCTCGCGGGCTACGTCTTCTGCGCGTTCGCCGGAGGCGAGATCCATGTCAACAAGATCGCGGTCGACCCCCTCTATCGCCGCCGGGGAGTCGCCCGGCTGCTGATGAAGGACGTCCTCGACTTCTCCGCCCGGATCGTGGCCGAGGAGATCTATCTCGAGGTCCGCCCTTCGAACGTTCCGGCACGCAACTTCTACATGGCGCTCGGGTTCCGGGATGTCGGAAGGCGCCCCCAGTACTACGCCGACGGCGAGGACGCGCTCGTCATGTCGCTGTTTCTGACAGTGCCGAGTCCTTCACCTTGA
- the tsaB gene encoding tRNA (adenosine(37)-N6)-threonylcarbamoyltransferase complex dimerization subunit type 1 TsaB: MRLLAIDTATPHPSLAVAVDGSAPRTVELPRLGAEALAPAVASLLFDLGLVPRDLDRIAVVSGPGSFTGLRSSLAFARGLARATGALLVLVPTFVAASETIPAPPEADFFLDALRGEVHRRRRRNGSLLPEEERLNRETALFEADRDGAAGIDLGSSALLLAPAAISLARRAPAEEQGALAYGRLPAAVERFGTGETS; encoded by the coding sequence ATGAGGCTCCTCGCCATCGACACGGCGACCCCGCACCCGTCCCTCGCCGTTGCCGTGGACGGCTCGGCGCCGCGGACGGTCGAGCTGCCGCGGCTTGGAGCCGAGGCTCTCGCGCCGGCCGTCGCTTCGCTGCTTTTCGACCTGGGGCTCGTTCCGCGAGACCTCGACCGGATTGCGGTCGTTTCGGGCCCCGGCTCCTTCACGGGGCTCCGCTCCTCCCTGGCCTTCGCCCGCGGCCTGGCCCGGGCGACCGGCGCCCTTCTCGTCCTCGTCCCGACGTTCGTCGCGGCGTCCGAGACGATCCCAGCCCCACCCGAGGCGGACTTCTTCCTCGACGCGCTGCGCGGTGAGGTCCACCGGCGGCGCCGCCGGAACGGGTCCCTCCTGCCAGAGGAGGAGCGCCTGAACCGCGAGACCGCACTGTTCGAAGCCGATCGCGACGGGGCTGCGGGAATCGATCTCGGGTCGTCGGCCCTTCTGCTCGCACCCGCTGCGATCTCGCTGGCCCGTCGCGCCCCGGCGGAGGAGCAGGGAGCGCTTGCCTATGGCCGGCTCCCGGCCGCCGTCGAACGTTTCGGCACCGGGGAGACGTCGTGA